One part of the Triplophysa rosa linkage group LG5, Trosa_1v2, whole genome shotgun sequence genome encodes these proteins:
- the LOC130555096 gene encoding uncharacterized protein LOC130555096 — translation MAGVGFMQWGVFVSGCDVIHSRPQFSAFSWLVARTEDVRLGWFLFAMAAVSEIVEDIMILAQQADDSSFSTDFLLLNNHLILDRLCEFMAITNTNINNVVFANLGEVSERLLVKDRTTIEPGGPLKDIPLDMIEFYLVCGYSCVQIARLLGVSERTIRRRLEHYGIRAKDLYTDVSDEELDNIVAEIQRNCPNAGYRIIHGHLRTQGLRIQTLRVRESVQRVDPVGTQMRALSISTRHRRQYSVPGPNAMWHIDGNHKLIRWRFVIHGGVDGFSRLIVYLSAATNNRASTVLDSFIGAAERFGIPSRVRSDKGLENIEVAHFMVARSGENRNSHITGRSVHNQRIERLWRDVYEQVLDKFYCLFYGMESESLLDPDNEVHLYALHWIFLPQLQRHLTLFQECME, via the exons atggcgggggtagGGTTTATGCAgtggggcgtgtttgtatctgGATGTGACGTCATTCACAGTCGACCGCAATTCAGCGCGTTTTCGTGGTTAGTGGCTAGGACGGAAGACGTGCGATTGGGCTGGTTTCTATTTGCGATGGCTGCGGTCAGTGAAATTGTGGAGGACATTATGATCCTCGCACAGCAAGCTGATGATAGTTCCTTCTCTACTGACTTTCTCTTACTGAATAACCATTTAATTTTAGACAGGTTATGTGAGTTTATGGCCATAACGAATACCAACATTAATAATGTTGTTTTCGCCAACCTCGGTGAAGTGAGTGAAAGGCTTCTTGTGAAGGACCGAACTACTATAGAGCCAGGGGGCCCTTTGAAAGACATACCACTCGACATGATTGAATTTTACCTAGTATGTGGATACTCCTGTGTGCAAATAGCGCGCTTGCTTGGAGTATCTGAGCGAACCATCCGTAGAAGACTGGAACATTATGGAATAAG GGCTAAAGACTTGTACACTGATGTCAGTGATGAAGAATTGGACAACATTGTTGCAGAAATACAAAGAAATTGCCCAAACGCTGGGTACAGGATAATACATGGTCATCTTCGAACTCAAGGACTCCGTATTCAGA ctTTAAGGGTGCGCGAGTCAGTACAAAGAGTTGATCCAGTTGGAACTCAAATGAGAGCCCTATCAATATCCACACGTCATCGCCGTCAATACTCAGTCCCAGGACCAAATGCAATGTGGCATATTGATGGAAACCACAAGTTAATAAG GTGGAGGTTTGTTATCCATGGAGGTGTGGACGGCTTTAGCCGCTTAATTGTTTACCTTAGTGCTGCTACAAACAACCGGGCTTCAACGGTTCTTGACAGTTTTATTGGAGCAGCTGAGAGATTTGGAATCCCATCTCGAGTACGCTCAGACAAGGGCTTGGAGAACATTGAAGTGGCACACTTTATGGTAGCACGTAGTGGAGAGAACCGCAATTCCCACATAACTGGAAGAAGCGTCCACAACCAAAG GATCGAAAGGTTATGGAGGGACGTCTATGAACAGGTCCTAGACAAGTTTTACTGCTTGTTCTATGGAATGGAGTCTGAGAGTTTACTGGATCCAGATAATGAGGTCCACCTGTATGCACTACACTGGATTTTCCTACCTCAGCTGCAAAGACATCTAACACTGTTCCAGGAATGCATGGAATAA